The proteins below come from a single Chryseobacterium sp. MA9 genomic window:
- a CDS encoding SDR family oxidoreductase: protein MNKILITGGAGFIGSNLTEYFLNKGYYVVCLDNFATGHRHNIEPFLENPNYKLIEGDIRDLEVCQKAVENVDYILHQAALGSVPRSIKDPITSNDVNVSGFLNMLIAARDANVKRFVYAASSSTYGDSASLPKVEDVIGRPLSPYAITKYVNELYADVFGKTYGMECIGLRYFNVFGRRQDPNGAYAAVIPLFIKQLINHESPKINGTGDYSRDFTYIDNVIQMNELAMLTENPDAVNTVYNTAVGDRTTLNDLIGYLKKYLSEFDGEIANIDAVHGPNRVGDIPHSLASVEKAEKLLGYKPSHNIDKGLEEAITWYWTNLK, encoded by the coding sequence ATGAATAAAATTTTAATTACAGGTGGAGCGGGTTTTATTGGCTCTAACTTAACGGAGTATTTTTTAAATAAAGGCTATTATGTAGTGTGCTTAGACAATTTTGCAACAGGACACCGCCATAATATTGAACCTTTCCTTGAAAATCCAAACTATAAACTCATTGAAGGGGACATCCGTGATTTGGAAGTTTGTCAGAAGGCAGTGGAAAATGTAGATTATATTCTGCATCAGGCTGCACTCGGCTCAGTTCCAAGATCTATTAAAGATCCTATTACAAGTAACGATGTGAATGTTTCAGGATTTTTAAATATGCTGATTGCTGCACGCGATGCCAACGTAAAGCGTTTCGTATATGCCGCCTCCTCATCCACATATGGTGATTCTGCATCATTACCCAAAGTAGAAGATGTTATCGGAAGACCATTATCTCCATACGCTATTACCAAATATGTCAATGAATTGTATGCAGATGTATTCGGAAAAACTTACGGAATGGAATGCATCGGTCTGAGGTATTTTAATGTATTTGGAAGGAGACAGGATCCCAACGGAGCTTATGCTGCCGTGATTCCTTTATTTATAAAACAGTTGATTAATCATGAGTCACCGAAAATTAATGGTACAGGTGATTATTCCCGTGATTTTACATACATAGACAATGTAATTCAGATGAATGAGCTGGCCATGCTTACTGAAAATCCGGATGCGGTAAATACAGTTTATAATACAGCAGTGGGTGATCGTACAACATTGAATGATCTTATAGGGTATCTAAAAAAATATCTTAGCGAATTTGATGGAGAGATTGCCAACATTGATGCTGTTCATGGTCCAAACCGTGTAGGAGATATTCCACATTCACTGGCATCAGTTGAAAAAGCAGAAAAATTGTTAGGATATAAACCTAGCCATAATATAGATAAAGGTTTAGAAGAAGCTATTACCTGGTATTGGACAAATTTAAAGTAA
- a CDS encoding nucleotide sugar dehydrogenase yields the protein MKKEHKIAIIGLGYVGLPLARLFATQYPVVGFDINQKRIAELNTGVDSTLEVENEVLESVLIQNNPFNQDAAKGLYCSADIKDIQDADIYVITVPTPVDQHNRPDLTPLYKASETVGKVLSKGDIVIYESTVYPGATEEECIPVLEKVSGMVFNQDFFAGYSPERINPGDKEHTVEKILKVTSGSTPEIGEIVNKLYQSVIIAGTHLAPTIKVAEAAKVIENSQRDINIAFVNELAKIFNLLDIDTHAVLEAAGTKWNFLPFKPGLVGGHCIGVDPYYLAQKAQEKGYHPEIILAGRRLNDSMGQYVASQLLKTMIKNKVTINGATVLNLGITFKENCPDVRNTKAVDVIHGLEDYALQVTTFDPWANPDEVKHEYGLEVVNEIPQEKYDAIILTVAHKQFNDLDLKNHLKENGIIYDVKGILEESHSRL from the coding sequence ATGAAGAAAGAACATAAAATTGCCATTATAGGATTAGGATATGTAGGTTTGCCTTTAGCCAGGTTGTTTGCCACACAATATCCGGTTGTAGGTTTTGATATTAATCAGAAAAGAATTGCGGAATTAAACACAGGGGTAGACAGTACTCTGGAAGTGGAAAACGAAGTATTGGAATCTGTATTAATTCAGAATAATCCTTTTAATCAGGATGCTGCAAAAGGATTGTATTGTTCAGCGGATATCAAGGATATTCAGGATGCAGATATTTACGTTATTACTGTTCCTACTCCGGTGGATCAGCATAACCGTCCTGACCTTACTCCACTGTATAAAGCCTCAGAAACTGTAGGAAAAGTATTGTCCAAAGGTGATATAGTGATTTACGAATCTACCGTATATCCCGGAGCTACTGAAGAAGAATGTATTCCTGTTCTGGAAAAAGTTTCAGGAATGGTATTTAACCAGGACTTCTTTGCAGGATATTCTCCTGAACGTATTAATCCCGGTGATAAAGAGCATACTGTTGAAAAAATCTTAAAAGTTACCTCGGGCTCAACACCTGAAATCGGGGAAATAGTAAATAAATTATATCAGTCCGTAATCATTGCGGGGACTCATTTAGCTCCAACAATCAAGGTTGCAGAAGCTGCTAAAGTAATTGAAAATTCCCAAAGGGATATTAATATTGCCTTTGTAAACGAATTGGCAAAAATATTCAATCTTTTAGATATTGACACTCATGCAGTATTGGAAGCAGCAGGAACCAAATGGAACTTTTTACCCTTCAAACCGGGGCTGGTAGGGGGACACTGCATTGGTGTAGACCCATATTATCTGGCTCAGAAAGCTCAGGAAAAAGGATATCATCCGGAAATTATATTAGCAGGACGCCGTCTTAATGATTCCATGGGACAGTATGTAGCTTCTCAGTTATTGAAAACTATGATTAAAAACAAGGTGACCATTAATGGTGCCACAGTTTTGAATTTAGGAATAACTTTTAAAGAAAATTGCCCGGATGTGCGTAATACAAAAGCAGTAGATGTGATTCATGGGCTTGAAGACTATGCTTTACAGGTTACAACTTTTGATCCATGGGCTAATCCTGATGAAGTAAAACACGAATATGGATTAGAGGTCGTGAATGAAATTCCACAGGAAAAATATGATGCTATTATCCTTACCGTTGCACATAAACAATTCAATGATCTGGATTTGAAAAATCATTTAAAAGAAAATGGAATAATTTATGACGTAAAAGGAATCTTAGAAGAAAGTCATTCAAGATTATAA
- a CDS encoding lipopolysaccharide biosynthesis protein — protein MNSNTLIKSTLIYTIGNFGSKILSFLLIPIYSYYLSRKELGEYDLVLTSVNLLVPFVSLQMNEAIYRWFLDKENEKENYIDNIFKQCSILLLISFISFELLLYLAGLFYHIPYQKELSLLIISSCLLPFFQQILRGLGLTRYYSFIGIINSFFIFSFSLLFLLTDIFHDKVQGIFYALFISNFIAILLMLFKVSFLFKKYVSIKINYSLQKQILFYSLPLILNSISWWVINASDRYIILKFLTIEDNGIYAVSARLPAILTIFNTVFMLAWQDMAISGNDPNNPFFSKLFNKYIAVNIGLSTILIAATPLITEVLFDSKFYESWKYATLLYIGSCFSSISGFLGAIYLKTKSTKGIFITSMIGALINVFISMAFIKYIGLYAPALGTFVSFFVMFVIRYRQTAEILKLDIDIKSFIIQMLVVFSIIILLYLNSSHLISIPLTVLSLLLFGYFNKDIFKKVFNKLNSLKK, from the coding sequence ATGAATAGCAATACTTTAATAAAAAGTACATTAATATATACAATTGGTAATTTTGGATCTAAGATTTTATCTTTTCTATTAATTCCTATTTATTCCTACTACCTTTCCAGAAAAGAATTAGGAGAATATGACTTAGTGTTAACAAGTGTCAATTTATTAGTTCCTTTTGTCTCTTTGCAGATGAATGAGGCAATTTATCGCTGGTTTCTGGACAAAGAAAACGAAAAAGAAAATTATATTGATAATATATTTAAGCAATGTAGTATTTTATTATTGATTTCCTTTATCAGCTTTGAACTATTGCTTTACCTGGCTGGGCTTTTCTATCATATTCCTTATCAGAAAGAATTGTCACTGCTGATTATAAGCTCATGTTTATTGCCCTTTTTTCAGCAAATATTAAGAGGGTTAGGATTAACGAGATACTATTCATTTATAGGAATTATAAATAGCTTTTTTATATTTTCTTTTAGTTTACTTTTCTTACTGACGGATATATTTCATGATAAGGTACAGGGTATCTTTTATGCACTTTTTATCAGTAATTTTATTGCAATTTTATTGATGTTGTTTAAAGTAAGCTTTCTGTTTAAGAAATATGTTAGTATAAAAATAAACTATTCATTACAAAAGCAGATTCTATTTTATTCGCTCCCATTAATATTGAATTCCATAAGCTGGTGGGTTATTAATGCATCAGATAGATATATTATTTTAAAATTTTTAACAATAGAAGATAATGGTATTTATGCTGTTTCTGCAAGGTTGCCCGCTATTCTGACTATTTTCAATACTGTATTTATGCTGGCCTGGCAGGATATGGCAATCTCTGGGAATGATCCTAATAATCCTTTTTTTTCAAAGCTTTTTAATAAATATATCGCTGTAAATATTGGCTTATCAACCATTTTAATAGCAGCTACTCCATTAATTACGGAAGTTCTGTTTGATTCAAAATTTTATGAATCCTGGAAATATGCCACCCTTCTGTATATTGGCTCCTGCTTTTCGTCGATCTCAGGTTTTTTAGGTGCTATTTACCTGAAAACCAAATCAACGAAAGGGATTTTTATTACAAGTATGATCGGAGCATTGATAAACGTATTTATTTCAATGGCTTTTATTAAGTATATTGGTCTTTATGCACCTGCTTTAGGTACATTTGTCAGCTTCTTTGTTATGTTTGTTATAAGATACAGACAGACTGCTGAGATTTTGAAATTAGATATAGATATTAAGTCTTTCATCATACAGATGCTGGTAGTTTTTAGTATAATTATCCTGTTATACTTAAACAGTAGTCATTTAATTTCAATACCATTAACGGTATTGTCCTTATTACTGTTCGGTTATTTTAATAAAGATATTTTTAAAAAGGTCTTTAATAAATTAAATTCTCTAAAAAAATAA